AATTGGGACCTTAAGTGCTGTGGAGCTCGATGATGCACACCTAGCAAAAGACTGTAATCCATTATGTTCTGTGCTTCCAAGAACTTGCTATCGATCTCTAGTTGCCTGGTTACACCACGtggaaacaaattttaaaatgcgGCATATGGAGTGACAAATGTATATATCTTACAACTGGTCCTGGAGAGAGAGTAATATACCTTAGTAAACCTTCCCGCCAAGAAGGCTCCAAGAAGTAGTTGTAGCTCAGATCCAAATCTTTAAGTATTGTGTTCTCGTCTATCTCGACTTTGTTTGCAGAGCGTCCCAGGGACGAACCTTTAAGGTCAAATCTCCTATGGATTCTTAGATCTGTAAAGAACATGTTACCCATCACCACAAAGCGGAACTGCAATGCAAGAGAGATTTTTAAAGTTAGTTAGTCTTAAATTTGATTTAGACTTAAAAATGCTAAGTTGCTACTCATAGATTATATCAAGAGGCAGCAATGTTGGTGATCTCAAAGCTAGTGGTAgtaataatcaaaatcaaaatatatatgattcattGCTTCAGGACCTTTTGACCACTAGATGGTTTGATTCTGTGAAGGCCAAAGAATTTAGTAATGAGGGTGTTCTCATACGTTTTCACATGATGATGGTAATCTGGAAGCATCCTCAAGAGAacctacacataaaattttcagTTAATCTCGATGTCCATAGATCACATTACAAGCAGAACACAAAGTCTACATAAAGAAATAAAGACATGTGAAAACAGAGATGGTGGATACATAAGTGGTTACAAACCTTGACTTCAGATTTCCTGAGCGTTTTAATCATGAACCGATCATCCTGAGACAGGAAGAAAACGCTGCCGCTCTTCCCTGGAGAAGAAAGTTCCCTTAAGGTATCATTTCCGCAAATGGACATCATATAATCCGCTGCATCGATCTTGAACATCTCCCTCAGGTTCCTACAAGGTTTAAAATGAATGTAAACACCAAGGACACAATCatactacaaagaaaaaaagtgtatGCGCAAACttttttggtaaagaaaatatagtTCCATAAATATTAACCTGAATACCATTGGGCAATAATCCTTCCATTTAAAATCTTCTGAGTGGTGCGGAGGAGTCATCGTGGAGCCAGCTCGAGGAAAATTCATCCAAAAACTAGCCCGAGGTCCAAAGTCTGCGGTTCGTACTTCTCGCCTTTGTATGGGTGTAATTTTCCCCACTGTATATCTAACGTTTGAACTAGTTCAGTGACACAATACTCGGCGCTGGATTTTGAGCTAAACTACTCTCACAGGACACAAGACAAGATTATGGACAAGCATATACCTGATTCCAAGCTGCAAATTGAGCATCAGATCATAACTCCGGTGACCTTTAATAACAACTTCTCCAGGCTTCTTAGCTTCTTTAACAAGTCTCTTGTGTTTCCTTTTTGCTCTTCTGGAAGTGCGTGAAAACCCGTTGTTTACCACAAGCTCACTGATCAGAACACCTTGCATATATTCCCGCTCCAAAATAGGTATGTTTGCATTATACTGCACGCTACTTCCGCTATCTAAAACTGCTGTAGATAAATCCGAGTAATCATGTCCTATCACTTTCTCAATAGATACTTCAAGACTCCACCGTCTTTCTAAAGAAACCCTTCCGTTGCGGGACTGTTCTAAGTTTATCAAGCTCCCTTTTGAGAGCTTATTATGGTTCACGCCAACTCTAAGGTTTTCCATATTAACCGAAGAAGCAACTTGGTTCTGTCTTCTCAAATCCGGCAAAACGCCTCTTTTCCTAAGAGCATTTAAATAAAACTCTTGCACTGCAGGAACTCTGGTTCCCGCTGAATAAAACGAGCCTTTACCATCTTTCAAACCACGGGTCCATGTTCCAACGTAGCAACCACCATCTCTCCATGTATATACACCAACACCATGCATCATTCCATTCAACCAACTTCCTTCATAGGAGTCCCCGGTAACCCAAGTCAGCGTACCCTTTCCTGACATTTTCCCACCTTTCATATCCCCaagatatacatttttattagcCCAAGTATACTTGCCTGGCCCTTCTCCCAACCCCTGAATCCAAGAACCTTCAAAGATATCACCATTGGGGTAAACCTGATATCCAAGCCCATGTTTCAGATTAAGCCGCCATCTTCCTTTATATGTTAAATTGTTAGCATCCACGTAAGTCCCTGAACCGTGCATATAACCGCCTGAAAATTCACCTTCATACCATGCCCCGGAAGCCCATATCATCTTTCCAATTCCATGTCTCATCCCACGCCTCCACTCTCCATCGTAAACGCATCCATCTGACCACACGTACTTCCCTGATCCCTCGGGAACATTTCCAAGCAAAGAACCACAGTAGGATTCGGCATCGGGGAGCAACAGATTCCTAACTCTGAACCTAGCGTCCTCAGAAGTTTCGTGGATTTCTCCATTGTTCAGCGCCGATAGGATCTCTTTCTTAGTAAGTGCATCAACagattttgttctttctgcaaAAGCAACTGGTCCTCCTCCCACGTCAAGGCCAGACATGTAAATCTCTCCAAAGAAGCTAAACGCAAAATTGCTCAGAACAAAACCGTAGAGCAAAAAGGCGTGACCGGCTTCAAGGAGAACACTCTTTCAACAAAACATGAGGATAACTCCAGTAAACTGGCAAGCTGTGGGATATATAATGTGCTCAGAAAGCAGATGCAAGAATCAGGTTCCAAGTCACGATGTATGAATCtggaatcagaatcagaatcagaatcacaaAAGGAAGTTAACAAACTTTTgacaatatataaacaaatccAAAACTAATGAGGAAAACATGAAAATGTGTAAGTGGTCGCAAAAGCAAAGACTTTGCTCAAATCTCTatcaaacaagaaaattaagaCACGCATCTGATTCTTGGTCCCCacttgaaaaaaacaagaactcatTAAATTTTCACAGATAAGCAGAGAAGAGAATGGGTGAGGAGGAGCAAAGAACAAAACCCCCTTTTTTTACTCTCAAAAGGAAAAGCCTTTTAGGGAAGAAGACGAATCTACAATCATAAAGTcttcattaaaaaaatcttaactttTCAATCAAATTCTCAAACTTTTTCAGTtgaattctcatttttttttttataaaagaagagATTCCTCTCACGTCTCCCAAATTAAAGCCATAGTAGTATTGCCAAATTtaccaaaccaacaaaaaagcTAGAAAGAATCCTACTTTTTAGGAATTCATCAATATGAACCTAAAATGTTCATTACAAGTTTCCAACATTTCAACCTAAAAGATTTGAAATCTATACTTCAAAATGAAACTCCTTTCTTCAAACCCAATATGAGAGTCGTGTTAAttgaaacaaaagttaaaaacttgtATTAAAACAATCACACCAAGCAACACCATTTCAATCTTCAATCTTCATCAAAGATATAAATGAAAGCAACACAAATCAAAGATCCTAGATAAAGACTTCAATCTAAAGAGACCACCAAAGACAaacaataagcaaaaaaaaatgccCGAATTCGAAAAACGAAACCCGGATCCGAAAAACcaaatcgagagagagagagagagagcactaAAGTCAGAGTGGGCACAAACCGTACGGAACAAGCTCCaagctcttctctctttcttcttcgtcttcagcTTCTGTGAGCTTTGTTGGTCAAAATCTTCTCTAAAGGAGGAGACACGACTGGACCCAAATCCCGAAGCTTAAGCGCCACAATAACAACAGCTTCTTATTTCAGAATCCTCTGTTCCATAAAAATTCAAGCTTTTAACTTTACCCTAAATTTACCAATATACCCTTGCCAATGCCTCTGTGATCTAACCTTACTTAACTCTCTCTTACGATTATTATTGTCTGCGTCTTGAATTGCACAAGATTGGTTTATATATCTCTTAGAAAAGTTTTGTAGCTGGTGATATATAATCAAAggtttaataattatatattaacaaaccTCAGATCTTTCTATTTCATTGTGgtttgagatattttttgtcaagagaaaaaaacaaaacaattagttGTTTAATGAATGAGATTTATtattcaacaacaaaagaaatttaagtGTTTTAGAAGGTAGAGATGTTGACCTGCTCTTTGGCCGGTGAAGGGAAACATTACATTGTGTTTTTCTTACACTTATCCACGTGCATTCCAATATTTTAAGTCAACTTCTTCTGCTCACCAATTTgggtttgcaaaaaaaaaaaatgttgaccagaaaaagaaaaaaacgagtttgaaagaaggaaagaaaaaacgaaTTGATTACAGATTTTACTGCTCGAGAAAATCTTTTGAAACCAGTGTAAATCGGCATTCTGATCAATctcaaatacaataaaactaatCGGCATTAAATGCCTAAAACTTTTACTACTAAATCTGATTAGTAAACGAGATTGTATTGGGGGTCGCATTTCGTATTCAGTAGAAAGTTTTATGCCGCTTTAGGTAATGTTTAATTAGGAAGTATGCATATGTTTGTATTTGGCAAATTGGcattatgattaaaaatatagtatatatttacgTTCTCAAACTATCATCAGTTTGCACGTCATACCTACTACTATATcggcaactttttttttatcacattcTCCTGCAGTTAAAAATGATTTGTTATGGACTAATACGTATATATAGTATACTAGAACACTGCAACCTCTTTAGCTTATAGTCAATTCAACGAAGATCCAGACTTAACGTTAATGATGTCATTTCGACTAAACATTGGTATGTTTTGTTCTCGTTTTATCAAATCTTATtcacaatatatagaaaaagaaaaaggttgatTAGTAGTTTACGTATACTATAATAtaacaaatgaaagaaaaagaagaaaataatgttaGGGGAAAAAGGTAAAAGAGGAAGGTGCTAAATGATAGTCGTTGTGATGTGCTATATGATTAACACTTTTACATATCTTTTTCGGTGGATTATTATAATGATGCTGGGATTAGTGAATCAGACAAGTTAATTATACTTCGTTTTTTATAAGTAAAGGCCTGAAACGtattaaccaaaacaaaaaaaggaagctTGATTAACATTATAAAAGTACTACTTTTATAACATAACAGaacaaaaaagtatgatttTCCCATGCAACGTACAACTTAAGAATTACATAAGAAACGCGACAAAAACCAAAAGTATAGAAATAATATCGATCTTACCCTAACCCTTATGAAGTTTATTAAAACAGCTAGCGTATTAGCATTTCTAACTtaaattttctctttatttgtaGACTTGTTAGTCGAGGCGATCACACTAtataaagatgaagaagaaatcaacttATATCATATTTTCGTTTTTAGAATCAAGAATAATATCTACCATATCCCAAGTACTTAATTTTACATTGTatctaaaatcaaataattaaccAATGCCACCGATGCAAGTAGTGGGGTTGGCTACCACTAACTCAAAGAAAAATCCATTTATGTTGTCGTTTTCTTTTAGTTGTTATTTCCAGTTTCCCattacttttaatttattaattttgcgAGACCAAAACacattcttcatcatcaatcattaatttcttttttaactgTAGTTTAACGCGGAGATATATTCAGTGAATTGAATTAGAGAAATAGTATGaaaatgatgtatatatgtTCTGAAGATAAACTTCAAACCATTGGCTAATCATAGTTCGACTTCGATACGTACGGAACATCCGGATACCTTAAGGAAAACGTCTAAAGAGAAATTAGTCTCCCGAAAACCAACAGCAGCATCCggttgtttaaaaaataaattattatatatttttttatttttttataaataataaccattaacaaaataacaactgtaaattttttctgaaaacaattcttatttaaataaattgagGAGCgattctcatatttttttctttttctcactgGACGTGCCCTAAACCATTTACATGTAACAAAGCCAGTGCCATTGGAACAATGACTCGATCTCAGTTTTTATATTCCTTTTAAGTAGACCATACCTTCTCATTTCCTAGAATAAACACATTTGTGGAACTTGTTTTGGTACTAGGTATTTTCTTTCTGTCTTGATATAAACCATCTCACCATCGCACTTGAAAATATAgcaatcaaataataatatatttatatgaattgAAATTGAATATATTAACCGTTATCATATTTCCAGTTAGTTCTAATTTATAACAGTTTGTGCCTTTTGTTTTCAACAAACGACCATGTTTCAAATTATGCCGACGCATCCAATCTTTTAATTAAGCAAGTGATATTATTAGTGAATATAGTTTAACAGCAAGTGGGAGgtttattataatcataatttgtaGATACGTGATATATTAGCCGCAGATTTACAACGATATTTCctctctttttaatatattttaaattaacaaacaacTTTCTAGCGTTGGAGGAAGACATAGTTAGAGGATTTGGtaaaaaatagtcaaaaaatGATAGTGACAAGTGCATAATACACGTGGTTACCACGGACAATTTGACCTGAAACATGTTCGAAGT
The Camelina sativa cultivar DH55 chromosome 15, Cs, whole genome shotgun sequence DNA segment above includes these coding regions:
- the LOC104745171 gene encoding phosphatidylinositol 4-phosphate 5-kinase 9-like, which translates into the protein MSGLDVGGGPVAFAERTKSVDALTKKEILSALNNGEIHETSEDARFRVRNLLLPDAESYCGSLLGNVPEGSGKYVWSDGCVYDGEWRRGMRHGIGKMIWASGAWYEGEFSGGYMHGSGTYVDANNLTYKGRWRLNLKHGLGYQVYPNGDIFEGSWIQGLGEGPGKYTWANKNVYLGDMKGGKMSGKGTLTWVTGDSYEGSWLNGMMHGVGVYTWRDGGCYVGTWTRGLKDGKGSFYSAGTRVPAVQEFYLNALRKRGVLPDLRRQNQVASSVNMENLRVGVNHNKLSKGSLINLEQSRNGRVSLERRWSLEVSIEKVIGHDYSDLSTAVLDSGSSVQYNANIPILEREYMQGVLISELVVNNGFSRTSRRAKRKHKRLVKEAKKPGEVVIKGHRSYDLMLNLQLGIRYTVGKITPIQRREVRTADFGPRASFWMNFPRAGSTMTPPHHSEDFKWKDYCPMVFRNLREMFKIDAADYMMSICGNDTLRELSSPGKSGSVFFLSQDDRFMIKTLRKSEVKVLLRMLPDYHHHVKTYENTLITKFFGLHRIKPSSGQKFRFVVMGNMFFTDLRIHRRFDLKGSSLGRSANKVEIDENTILKDLDLSYNYFLEPSWREGLLRQLEIDSKFLEAQNIMDYSLLLGVHHRAPQHLRSQLVRSQSITTDALESVAEDDTIEDDMLSYHEGLVLVPRGSDDTVTGPHIRGSRLRASAVGDEEVDLLLPGTARLQIQQGVNMPARAELIPGREEKEKQILHDCCDVVLYLGIIDILQEYNMTKKIEHAYKSLHFDSLSISAVDPTFYSQRFLEFIKKVFPQNNNT